In Nodosilinea sp. FACHB-141, a genomic segment contains:
- a CDS encoding sensor histidine kinase KdpD, which yields MRLADFILGNVELILSEWETFARSLSPGGKMTQLALRDDAEAMLRATARDMQSGQSLAQQASKSKGHGGSVDEESDRLDNASARHGVGRVGWGFDILEVVSEYRALRASVLRLWTERYSQFDINDVNDITRFNEAIDQSLVAAISSYTNRVDQSRRMFLAILGHDLRSPLSSISMAAQLISRTSDKHPASPRALSVIETNTEAVTRLIRDLIDFASTGLGSAMPLTRGPVDLEILCRNVFEEFCVAHPQRMLRLHSDGDLTCDCDAARFRQVISNLIGNAIQHGAAEEPVELSVTSDGATVVLSVHNEGPPIPPEMLSTIFDPLMRHTEPDSTAQRIPGSIGLGLYIVREIVVAHEGTVEVASTAAEGTTFTVCLPQSCPVEGDRQ from the coding sequence ATGCGTCTGGCAGACTTCATTCTCGGGAACGTCGAGCTGATCCTCTCGGAATGGGAAACGTTTGCGCGCAGCCTCTCGCCTGGGGGGAAGATGACCCAGCTCGCCTTGCGCGACGACGCTGAGGCAATGCTGCGGGCCACTGCGCGCGACATGCAGAGCGGCCAGAGCCTCGCGCAGCAGGCAAGTAAGTCTAAAGGCCACGGCGGCTCTGTTGATGAAGAGAGCGATCGGCTCGACAACGCCTCGGCACGGCACGGTGTAGGCCGCGTAGGCTGGGGATTTGACATCCTGGAGGTTGTCTCCGAATACCGTGCCCTGCGCGCCAGCGTGCTCCGCCTGTGGACCGAGCGCTACTCGCAATTTGACATTAACGATGTCAATGACATTACCCGCTTCAACGAGGCAATTGACCAATCGCTCGTCGCTGCCATCAGCAGCTACACCAATCGCGTCGATCAGTCACGCCGCATGTTCCTGGCCATCCTTGGCCACGACCTGCGCAGCCCGCTGAGCTCCATCAGCATGGCCGCCCAACTGATCTCACGCACCTCAGATAAACACCCAGCCTCTCCTAGAGCGCTATCGGTGATCGAGACAAACACAGAGGCCGTCACGCGATTGATCCGTGACTTGATCGACTTCGCCTCAACGGGGCTGGGCAGCGCGATGCCGCTGACGCGCGGTCCGGTCGATCTGGAAATTCTCTGTCGCAACGTCTTCGAGGAATTTTGCGTTGCCCATCCGCAGCGCATGCTGCGCCTTCACTCAGACGGCGACCTTACGTGCGATTGCGATGCGGCTCGATTCCGCCAGGTCATCTCCAACTTGATAGGCAACGCAATTCAGCACGGGGCAGCCGAGGAGCCAGTCGAACTATCGGTCACTTCAGACGGAGCAACCGTGGTCTTGAGCGTGCATAACGAAGGCCCGCCGATCCCGCCAGAGATGCTGTCGACGATCTTCGATCCGCTCATGCGCCACACTGAGCCAGACTCGACAGCGCAACGGATCCCGGGCAGCATCGGCTTGGGGTTGTACATCGTGCGCGAGATCGTTGTCGCTCACGAAGGCACGGTAGAGGTCGCCTCGACGGCTGCGGAGGGCACAACGTTCACCGTCTGCCTGCCGCAGTCATGCCCCGTTGAAGGCGATCGTCAGTAA